A genome region from Staphylococcus capitis subsp. capitis includes the following:
- a CDS encoding APC family permease encodes MENKNKSKSSKINLSQLVLLGLGSLIGSGWLFGAWEASSIAGPAAIISWIIGFIVIGTIAYNYIEIGTMFPQSGGMSNYAQYTHGSLLGFIAAWANWVSLVTIIPIEAVSAVQYMSSWPWEWAKPMGALMKDGSISTIGLFAVYVIIAIFSLLNYWSVKLLTSFTSLISVFKLGVPLLTIIMLMISGFDTNNYGHSASAFMPYGSAPIFAATTTSGIIFSFNAFQTIINMGSEIKNPEKNIARGIAISLTLSAILYIVLQSTFITSMPSSMIHEHGWNGINFNSPFADMAILLGINWLAILLYVEAVVSPFGTGVSFVAVTGRVLRAMEKNGHIPKFLGKMNEQYNIPRVAIVFNAIISMIMVTLFRDWGTLAAVISTATLVAYLTGPTTVISLRKMAPKMTRPFKANILKFMAPLSFVLASLAIYWAMWPTTAEVIFIIILGLPIYFFYEYKMNWKNTKKQIGGSLWIIIYLVVLAFLSFIGSKEFKGMNWIHYPWDFLVIAIVALIFYQLGTTSYFESIYFKRANKLNKKMGDKLRKRRRKARRKDWKERDRQEQNN; translated from the coding sequence ATGGAAAATAAAAATAAATCAAAAAGTAGTAAGATTAACCTCTCGCAACTCGTCTTACTAGGGCTTGGTTCATTAATCGGTTCTGGTTGGTTATTCGGTGCATGGGAGGCATCTTCTATCGCTGGTCCAGCCGCCATTATTTCATGGATCATCGGTTTCATAGTTATTGGAACGATAGCTTATAACTATATTGAAATTGGGACAATGTTCCCACAATCAGGTGGCATGAGTAATTATGCTCAATACACACATGGATCACTACTTGGATTCATAGCGGCATGGGCTAACTGGGTTTCACTCGTAACAATTATTCCAATTGAAGCTGTTTCAGCTGTACAATATATGAGTTCGTGGCCTTGGGAATGGGCTAAACCTATGGGAGCTTTAATGAAAGACGGCTCAATCAGTACAATTGGTTTATTCGCCGTTTACGTTATTATCGCAATATTCTCCCTTTTAAACTACTGGTCTGTCAAACTATTAACTTCTTTCACTAGTTTAATTTCAGTATTTAAATTAGGAGTACCTTTATTAACTATTATTATGTTAATGATTTCTGGATTTGATACAAATAACTATGGTCACTCAGCAAGTGCATTTATGCCATATGGTAGTGCACCAATCTTCGCTGCAACGACTACATCAGGTATCATTTTCTCATTCAACGCATTCCAAACTATCATTAATATGGGATCTGAGATTAAAAATCCTGAGAAAAATATCGCTCGAGGTATTGCGATTTCACTTACATTAAGTGCAATCTTATACATTGTACTTCAAAGTACGTTTATTACATCAATGCCAAGTTCAATGATTCATGAACATGGTTGGAATGGAATTAATTTCAATTCACCTTTCGCAGATATGGCAATTTTATTAGGTATCAATTGGTTAGCAATTTTACTTTATGTTGAGGCTGTTGTTTCACCATTTGGTACAGGTGTATCATTCGTAGCTGTTACTGGCCGTGTGTTACGCGCTATGGAAAAGAATGGTCATATTCCTAAATTCTTAGGTAAAATGAATGAACAATATAATATTCCACGTGTAGCAATTGTATTTAACGCAATCATCAGTATGATTATGGTTACACTTTTCCGTGACTGGGGTACATTAGCAGCTGTTATTTCTACAGCAACATTAGTAGCATATTTAACAGGCCCAACAACAGTTATTTCATTACGTAAAATGGCACCAAAAATGACACGTCCATTTAAAGCAAATATCTTAAAATTTATGGCGCCATTATCATTCGTACTTGCGTCACTAGCAATTTATTGGGCTATGTGGCCTACGACTGCAGAAGTTATTTTCATTATCATTTTAGGTTTACCAATTTATTTCTTCTATGAATATAAGATGAATTGGAAAAACACTAAAAAACAAATCGGCGGTAGTTTATGGATTATTATTTACTTAGTCGTACTCGCATTCTTATCATTCATCGGAAGTAAAGAATTCAAGGGTATGAACTGGATTCATTACCCATGGGATTTCTTAGTTATCGCAATTGTAGCTTTAATCTTCTATCAATTAGGTACAACAAGTTACTTCGAAAGTATTTACTTCAAACGTGCCAATAAATTAAACAAGAAGATGGGCGATAAATTAAGAAAACGTCGCAGAAAAGCAAGACGTAAAGACTGGAAAGAAAGAGATCGTCAAGAACAAAATAACTAA
- a CDS encoding YdeI family protein, translating into MMNKQKNEKVEQFLQKDSQWQACYKYLRKLIFEETELEETYKWMHPCYTLNNKNVVLIHGFKHYVALLFHKGAILEDKYHTLVQQTEKVQAARQLRFESLDEIKERKDEILFYINEAIQTEKAGKKVEMKKTEDYEVPEELEEKFSENPQFKEAFDNLTPGRQRQYLYHISQAKRSQTRINRIEKYYEHILNGKGMQDK; encoded by the coding sequence ATGATGAATAAACAAAAAAATGAAAAGGTTGAACAATTTTTACAAAAAGATAGTCAATGGCAGGCGTGTTATAAATATTTGAGAAAGTTAATTTTTGAAGAAACTGAACTTGAAGAAACATATAAATGGATGCACCCATGTTACACATTAAATAATAAGAATGTAGTGCTTATTCATGGTTTTAAACATTATGTAGCACTACTATTTCATAAAGGGGCTATCTTAGAGGATAAATACCATACGTTAGTGCAACAAACTGAGAAAGTTCAAGCAGCCCGTCAATTGCGTTTTGAAAGTTTAGACGAAATTAAAGAACGAAAAGATGAGATTTTATTCTATATAAATGAAGCCATTCAAACTGAAAAAGCAGGTAAGAAAGTTGAAATGAAGAAAACCGAAGATTATGAAGTGCCTGAAGAGTTAGAGGAAAAATTCTCAGAAAATCCACAATTTAAAGAGGCGTTTGATAATCTGACCCCAGGTCGTCAGCGTCAGTATTTATATCACATTTCACAAGCGAAACGTAGTCAAACTAGAATTAATCGCATTGAAAAGTATTATGAGCACATTTTAAATGGAAAAGGCATGCAAGATAAGTGA
- a CDS encoding 2,3-butanediol dehydrogenase, protein MKAAVWYGQKDVRVEDRDPKVLKDDEVQVKVSWTGICGTDLHEYLEGPIFISTDKPDPLLGQKAPVTLGHEFSGVVENVGKDVTRFKKGDRVVVNPTVSKREKEENVDLYDGYSFIGLGSDGGFAEFTNAPETNVYHLPDNVSAREGALVEPTAVAVQAVKEGELLFGDTVAVFGAGPIGLLTVIAAKAAGASKIFVFDLSEERLEKARSVGATHTFNSGNVDPVKAVYDNTENGVDVSFEVAGVGITLQQSIEVTRPRGTSVIVAIFGHPVEFNPLLQMNRGVKLTTTIAYTPTTFQQTIDLIANGSLNVKDVVTDEIELENIVESGFNQLVNDKSQAKILVRLNGDQK, encoded by the coding sequence ATGAAAGCAGCAGTCTGGTATGGACAAAAAGATGTTCGTGTAGAGGACCGCGATCCAAAAGTATTAAAAGATGATGAAGTTCAAGTGAAAGTCTCATGGACAGGTATTTGTGGTACAGATTTACATGAATATTTAGAAGGACCTATTTTCATTTCAACAGACAAACCTGATCCGTTGTTAGGTCAAAAAGCACCTGTAACATTGGGTCATGAGTTTTCTGGCGTAGTTGAAAACGTTGGTAAAGATGTCACACGTTTCAAAAAAGGTGATCGAGTTGTCGTAAACCCAACTGTTTCTAAACGTGAAAAAGAAGAAAATGTTGATTTATATGATGGTTATTCATTTATAGGTTTAGGTTCAGATGGAGGGTTTGCAGAGTTTACTAACGCACCTGAAACAAACGTGTATCATTTACCTGACAATGTATCAGCACGTGAAGGCGCACTTGTTGAACCTACAGCTGTAGCTGTTCAAGCTGTTAAGGAAGGCGAATTATTATTCGGTGACACAGTTGCGGTATTTGGAGCTGGACCTATTGGTTTACTAACTGTTATAGCAGCTAAAGCAGCTGGTGCAAGTAAAATCTTTGTCTTCGATCTATCTGAAGAACGCTTAGAAAAAGCAAGAAGCGTTGGAGCAACTCATACCTTTAACTCTGGAAATGTAGACCCAGTAAAAGCTGTATATGATAACACTGAAAATGGTGTAGATGTTTCATTCGAAGTAGCTGGTGTTGGTATTACATTACAACAATCTATTGAAGTGACACGTCCACGTGGTACTTCAGTTATCGTAGCTATTTTCGGTCACCCAGTAGAATTTAATCCTCTTCTTCAAATGAATAGAGGGGTTAAATTAACTACTACAATTGCTTATACACCAACAACTTTCCAACAAACAATCGATTTAATCGCTAATGGCAGTTTAAATGTTAAAGATGTAGTTACTGATGAAATTGAATTAGAAAATATAGTCGAAAGTGGTTTCAATCAACTTGTTAATGATAAATCGCAAGCTAAAATTTTAGTCCGTTTAAATGGTGATCAAAAATAA
- a CDS encoding ABC transporter ATP-binding protein (Members of the family are the ATP-binding subunit of ABC transporters for substrates such as betaine, L-proline or other amino acids, choline, carnitine, etc. The substrate specificity is best determined from the substrate-binding subunit, rather than this subunit, as it interacts with the permease subunit and not with substrate directly.): protein MLSIKNLTKIYSGNKKAVDNISLDIESGEFIAFIGTSGSGKTTALRMINRMIEATDGQITMNGKDVRNMNPVELRRSIGYVIQQIGLMPHMTIRENIVLVPKLLKWSKEKKDSKAKELIKLVDLPEEYLDRYPAELSGGQQQRIGVVRALAAEQDIILMDEPFGALDPITRDTLQDLVKELQQKLGKTFIFVTHDMDEAIKLADKICIMSKGQVVQYDTPDNILRNPANDFVKDFIGQNRLIQDRPNMKTVEVAMIKPVTVQADDSLNDAVNIMRERRVDTIFVVNNHNKLLGFLDIEDINQGLRAKKELIDTMQRDIYKVHIDSKLQDSVRTILKRNVRNVPVVGDDNELIGLITRANLVDIVYDSIWGESDEGLRNDSSHLNNHPTHNRVQEEQEANVAQESDSHKGANEPDDTQKTGVDQ from the coding sequence ATGTTAAGTATTAAAAACTTAACCAAAATTTATTCAGGGAATAAAAAAGCAGTTGATAATATTTCCTTGGATATTGAATCTGGTGAATTTATCGCCTTTATTGGGACAAGTGGTAGTGGTAAAACGACCGCATTACGTATGATCAATCGTATGATTGAAGCGACTGACGGTCAGATTACGATGAATGGTAAGGATGTACGTAATATGAATCCAGTAGAATTACGCCGTAGCATTGGTTACGTCATTCAACAAATCGGTTTAATGCCACATATGACCATTCGAGAGAACATTGTTTTAGTACCTAAACTTTTAAAATGGTCTAAAGAGAAGAAAGATAGTAAGGCAAAAGAATTAATTAAATTAGTCGATTTACCTGAAGAATACTTAGATCGCTATCCAGCTGAATTGTCTGGTGGACAGCAACAACGTATTGGAGTAGTGCGTGCACTTGCTGCTGAACAGGATATCATTTTAATGGATGAACCATTTGGTGCACTTGATCCTATAACTCGAGATACGTTACAAGACTTAGTTAAAGAGTTACAACAAAAGCTTGGTAAAACATTTATTTTCGTTACGCATGATATGGATGAGGCGATTAAGCTGGCAGATAAAATTTGTATCATGTCTAAAGGGCAAGTTGTTCAGTATGATACACCTGATAATATATTAAGAAATCCTGCGAATGACTTCGTTAAAGACTTTATCGGTCAAAATCGTTTAATACAAGATCGTCCGAATATGAAGACGGTAGAAGTTGCGATGATTAAACCTGTAACAGTACAGGCGGATGATTCATTAAATGATGCAGTTAATATTATGAGAGAACGTCGAGTGGATACCATCTTTGTCGTGAATAATCATAATAAATTATTAGGTTTCTTAGATATTGAAGATATCAATCAAGGTTTAAGAGCAAAAAAAGAATTAATTGATACGATGCAACGTGATATTTATAAGGTACATATTGATTCAAAATTACAAGATTCAGTGCGTACGATTCTTAAACGTAATGTAAGAAACGTACCGGTAGTGGGTGATGATAATGAATTAATTGGTTTAATTACTCGTGCAAACTTAGTGGACATTGTTTACGATTCAATTTGGGGTGAGAGTGATGAGGGCTTAAGGAATGACTCATCTCATTTAAATAATCATCCTACCCACAACCGTGTTCAAGAGGAGCAAGAGGCTAACGTAGCTCAAGAGTCTGACTCACATAAAGGAGCTAATGAGCCTGATGATACTCAGAAAACGGGAGTTGATCAATAA
- a CDS encoding ABC transporter permease, with product MRAFFQEYGGQLISKTIEHFYISIIALLIAIVVAVPLGILLSKTTRTANVVLTIAGVLQTIPTLAVLAIMIPIFGVGKTPAIVALFIYVLLPILNNTVLGVKNIDKNVIQAGQSMGMTKMQLMKDVELPLALPLIISGIRLSSVYVISWATLASYVGAGGLGDLVFNGLNLYQPPMIISAAILVTLLALIVDFLLSLVEKWAVPKGLKVSR from the coding sequence ATGAGAGCATTCTTTCAAGAATACGGCGGTCAACTCATATCGAAAACAATTGAGCATTTCTATATTTCAATTATTGCTTTACTAATAGCAATTGTTGTAGCGGTGCCACTGGGTATTTTACTTTCTAAAACGACTCGCACAGCTAATGTTGTATTAACCATTGCAGGTGTACTCCAAACAATACCAACACTTGCAGTATTAGCAATTATGATTCCTATCTTTGGTGTAGGTAAGACACCGGCTATTGTAGCTTTATTTATCTATGTTTTACTACCGATTTTGAATAATACAGTATTAGGTGTAAAAAATATTGATAAAAATGTTATTCAAGCAGGTCAAAGTATGGGGATGACGAAGATGCAATTAATGAAAGATGTTGAATTACCACTTGCATTACCTCTTATCATTAGTGGTATCCGACTTTCAAGTGTGTATGTTATTAGTTGGGCAACTCTTGCAAGTTATGTCGGAGCTGGCGGATTAGGTGACTTGGTATTTAACGGTTTAAATCTTTATCAACCACCTATGATTATAAGTGCAGCTATTTTAGTAACACTTTTAGCGTTAATTGTTGACTTCTTACTTTCATTAGTTGAAAAGTGGGCAGTGCCTAAAGGTCTCAAAGTATCTAGATAA
- a CDS encoding osmoprotectant ABC transporter substrate-binding protein: MKKHMKYTVILIALSLLVLSGCSLPGLGDGNAKDDVKITTTETSETKIIGNMEKLMIEHETNGKIKPTLIGNLGSSIIQHNALQRGDVNMSSVRYTGTELTSVLDAKPTKDPKKAMSETQRLFKKKYDQKYYDSLGFANTYAFMVTKETAKKYHLEKVSDLKKYKDKLRLGMDTQWMNRAGDGYPAFVKDYGFKFDSARPMQIGLVYDALKNKKLDVAVGYSTDGRIAAYDLKILKDDRKFFPPYDGSPLATEKLIKDNPKIDKALKKLQGKINTKEMQKLNYEADGKGKEPAVIAEEYLKKHHYFDNEKGGQK, translated from the coding sequence TTGAAGAAACATATGAAATATACAGTCATTCTCATTGCATTGTCCCTCTTAGTATTATCTGGGTGTAGTTTGCCAGGCCTTGGTGATGGCAATGCAAAAGATGATGTAAAAATTACGACGACTGAAACAAGTGAAACAAAAATTATTGGTAATATGGAAAAATTAATGATTGAGCATGAAACAAATGGCAAAATCAAACCAACTTTAATTGGTAACTTAGGATCAAGTATTATTCAGCATAATGCGTTACAACGCGGAGATGTAAATATGTCGTCAGTTCGATACACAGGTACGGAACTAACAAGTGTACTTGATGCTAAACCGACGAAGGACCCTAAAAAGGCGATGTCAGAAACGCAACGCTTATTTAAAAAGAAATATGATCAAAAATATTATGATTCTCTAGGGTTTGCTAACACATACGCTTTTATGGTTACTAAAGAAACAGCTAAGAAATATCATTTAGAAAAAGTATCAGATCTTAAAAAGTATAAAGATAAATTGCGTTTAGGTATGGATACGCAATGGATGAATCGTGCAGGAGATGGCTATCCTGCATTCGTTAAGGATTATGGCTTTAAATTTGATAGTGCTCGTCCAATGCAAATTGGTTTAGTTTATGATGCACTTAAAAATAAAAAATTAGATGTGGCAGTAGGATATTCTACAGATGGACGTATTGCAGCCTATGATTTAAAAATCTTAAAAGATGATCGTAAATTCTTCCCACCATATGATGGCAGTCCTCTAGCTACGGAGAAATTAATTAAAGATAATCCTAAAATTGATAAAGCATTGAAAAAACTACAAGGTAAAATTAATACTAAAGAAATGCAAAAATTAAATTATGAAGCGGATGGTAAAGGCAAAGAACCTGCCGTGATTGCGGAAGAGTACTTGAAGAAACATCATTATTTTGATAATGAGAAAGGAGGGCAAAAATAA
- a CDS encoding ABC transporter permease has translation MKANLLHSILEYYSLNWAFLLELFFKHLLMSVYGVLFACIIGIPIGIFIAKYKRLSWPIITIANIIQTVPAIAMLAILMLAMGLGPTTVVVTVFLYSLLPIIKNTYTGIVEVDDNIKDAGKGMGMTGNQILRMIELPLSLSVIIGGIRIALVVAIGIVAIGSFIGAPTLGDIIIRGTNSTDGTTFILAGAIPIALIAIIIDIGLRFLEKRLDPTRKNKKTQSQEDQVQKLG, from the coding sequence ATGAAAGCCAATTTATTGCATTCAATCCTAGAGTATTATTCACTCAACTGGGCCTTCCTTTTAGAACTTTTCTTTAAACACTTACTTATGTCTGTTTATGGTGTGTTATTCGCTTGTATCATTGGTATACCCATTGGGATTTTTATAGCGAAATATAAACGCTTATCATGGCCAATCATTACGATTGCTAACATTATCCAAACAGTACCTGCCATTGCGATGCTAGCGATTTTAATGTTAGCTATGGGTCTAGGACCAACTACTGTTGTTGTGACCGTGTTTTTATATTCTTTACTACCAATTATTAAAAATACGTACACAGGTATCGTAGAAGTTGATGATAACATTAAAGATGCGGGTAAAGGTATGGGCATGACGGGCAACCAAATTTTAAGAATGATTGAGCTTCCTTTATCATTATCTGTGATTATTGGAGGTATTAGAATCGCACTTGTAGTAGCAATTGGTATTGTAGCGATAGGTTCATTTATAGGCGCGCCAACACTTGGGGATATTATCATTCGTGGTACAAATTCTACAGATGGAACAACATTCATTTTAGCTGGTGCCATTCCTATTGCATTAATCGCTATAATTATTGACATTGGATTACGCTTTTTAGAGAAGCGTTTAGATCCAACTCGCAAAAATAAAAAAACTCAGTCACAAGAAGACCAAGTTCAAAAATTAGGATAA